A region of Elusimicrobiota bacterium DNA encodes the following proteins:
- a CDS encoding recombinase family protein: protein MTPALIATKPQIVRCAIYTRVSTDQQAEVVFNSCEAQEDRIRSFINSQEGFQVAKLYSDPGYSGANLDRPGIRHLVADLKLGRLDMVITYKIDRLTRSPRDFYQLIELFEAHHAGFISVTERFDTSTPAGRLLRNIMLTFAQFERELASERIRDKFAQRAARGLCNGGPPPYGFQKVEGKLVVDHRRARVVRFIFEKYAELRSAHQVTLCLRDSWHERTTLSDTFVLRVLKCPASAGKIVYKGKVLPGAHEPIISEQLFNHVQALMSESAQEARKPGSSYHHLPYTGILECKECHSNMSPTFTDKKTPEGTRRYHYYRCTSTNHKGWNACTTRQISAARLETTIHQNLARLSRDPFYLKQLIVSAKDQIKDPPENGIEPLQETAPLTPEFLQNELQKHILKSARKTGIEKALSVRQRIEKVYYGKESITARFRLSLPPDGESPLKEVPSSPGSAVSPVFPRPPAENSKGSNLIERSDPFNEFETNKMWS from the coding sequence ATGACCCCTGCTCTAATCGCAACAAAACCGCAAATTGTCCGCTGTGCCATTTACACCCGCGTGTCCACCGATCAGCAAGCCGAGGTGGTTTTTAATTCCTGTGAGGCACAAGAAGACCGGATCCGCTCTTTCATTAACAGCCAGGAGGGGTTCCAGGTCGCCAAATTGTATTCCGACCCAGGATATTCCGGAGCCAATCTTGATCGTCCTGGAATCCGGCATTTGGTGGCCGACCTTAAACTGGGGCGTTTAGACATGGTCATTACCTACAAGATAGACCGGCTCACACGATCGCCCCGTGACTTTTATCAGTTAATCGAACTCTTCGAGGCCCACCACGCCGGGTTTATTTCAGTGACGGAGCGTTTCGACACCTCCACCCCGGCGGGCAGGCTTCTCCGAAATATCATGCTGACCTTTGCCCAATTCGAACGGGAACTCGCATCAGAGCGCATTCGGGACAAATTTGCCCAGCGCGCCGCGCGGGGCCTGTGTAACGGAGGGCCCCCGCCTTACGGTTTCCAGAAAGTGGAGGGAAAACTCGTTGTGGACCATCGCCGCGCCCGTGTCGTCCGGTTCATCTTTGAGAAGTACGCCGAGTTACGCTCTGCCCATCAGGTAACGTTATGCTTAAGGGATTCATGGCACGAGCGGACGACCTTGTCGGACACCTTTGTTTTGCGCGTTCTGAAATGCCCGGCCAGTGCGGGAAAGATTGTTTACAAGGGGAAAGTCCTTCCCGGCGCCCACGAACCCATCATTTCGGAACAGCTATTCAACCATGTTCAGGCCCTGATGTCCGAAAGCGCCCAGGAAGCCAGGAAACCGGGTTCTTCCTATCATCACCTCCCCTACACCGGGATCCTGGAGTGTAAGGAATGCCATTCCAACATGAGCCCAACTTTCACCGATAAGAAAACCCCGGAGGGCACCCGCCGTTACCATTACTACCGTTGCACCTCAACCAACCACAAGGGCTGGAACGCCTGCACGACCCGCCAAATTAGCGCGGCCCGCTTAGAGACCACCATTCACCAAAATCTTGCCAGACTGTCCCGGGACCCCTTCTACCTGAAACAGCTCATTGTTTCGGCCAAGGACCAAATAAAAGATCCCCCTGAAAACGGGATCGAACCGTTACAAGAAACGGCCCCGCTGACCCCCGAATTTCTTCAAAACGAACTCCAAAAGCATATTTTAAAAAGCGCGCGCAAAACCGGAATTGAAAAGGCGTTGTCCGTTCGGCAAAGGATCGAGAAGGTCTATTATGGGAAAGAGAGCATCACCGCCCGCTTCCGCCTGTCCCTTCCGCCCGACGGAGAATCGCCCTTAAAAGAGGTTCCTTCCTCCCCCGGTTCCGCCGTGTCCCCGGTTTTCCCCCGCCCGCCCGCCGAAAACAGTAAAGGGTCCAACCTTATAGAAAGGTCAGACCCTTTTAATGAGTTCGAGACGAATAAAATGTGGAGCTGA